One Coriobacteriia bacterium genomic window, CGTGGCCACCGGCATGAAGTCGCTCATCGATCGCGCGGTGGTAGAGGGCGTCAGCATGGTGCTTGAGGGCATCCACGTCGCTCCGGGGTACATCGAGCCTTCCCCGTTCAAGAACGCGCATGTCGTACAACTCCTGATATCGGTGGACGACGAAGAGGCGCACCGCAGCCACTTCTACATCCGCGAGATTCAGACCGACGGGATGCGGCCGTTCGAGCGGTATCGGGCGAACTTCGACAACATCCGGCTGCTCGGCCGGTACGTCGAGGACCTTGCGGTGGAACACGGCATACCGGTCGTTCACAGTCACCAGCTCGACCGCACGGTGGCCGAAGTGCTCGAGCTCATCGTGGACACGGTCATATGCACCGACGAGCGGACAGGAGCGGACGAAGTCTGTAGTCCGCCGAGTGAGAGGAAGCAAGGCAGATGAAGTTCTTCTTGGACACCGCCAATCTGCGGGAGATCGAGGAAGCGGCCTCGTGGGGTGTGCTCGCGGGCGTAACGACCAACCCGACGCTGTATGCGCGCGAGGGCGGCTCGCTTGCCGGCTTCCACAGCCACATCCAGCGGATCTGCGACATCTGCGACGGTCCTGTCTCGGCCGAGACGGTGAGTCTCGACCGCGAGGGGATCGTGGCCGAAGGCCGCGAACTCGCAGCGCTTGCGCCTAACGTGGTCGTGAAGGTGCCGGTCATGCCGGAAGGCCTTGCCGCCACCAAGACGCTTGCGGCCGAGGGCATGGACGTCAACATGACGCTCTGCTTCACCGTTCCGCAGGCGCTCATGGCCGCCCGCGCGGGTGCTCGCTACGTGAGCCCGTTCATCGGCCGTTTCGATGACATCTCCGAAGACGGCCTCGAGCACTTGAGCAACATGATCGTCGCGCTCAACCACTACGACTTCGATCATCCGGTCGAGGTCATCGCCGCCTCCGTGCGGCATAACCAGCACGTTGTCGCCGCCGCCATGATGGGTGCGGACATCGCCACCGTGCCGTTCGGCGTTCTCGAGAAGCTGGTGAAGCACCCGCTCACCGATCGCGGACTCGAAGCGTTTCTTGCAGACTGGGAGAAGGTGAAGAACGCGTGAGTGCACGTCCCCGCAAGCGCGGTCGCCGTGGTGGCGGCCAGCCGCAGGAGGTTGTCCAGCCCTCGATCACCCGTGAGGAGCTTCAGGCGAAAACCGTGGCCGAGCTCCGCGCGATGGCGGCCGAGATCGAACTCGACGTGAAGCTTCTCAAGAAGAAGGAAGAGCTCATCGAGGCGGTGTACAACGCCAAGATCAAGTCCGAGGGCTTCGTGGACATTCTCGGCATCCTCGATGTGCTTCCCGAAGGCTACGGGTTCATCCGCACGAGCGGATACCTGCCGGGCGACAACGACGTGTACTGCTCGATGTCGCAGATCCGCCGCGCCGACCTTCGCCGCGGCGACATGATCAAGGGCCAGGTGCGTCCGCCCAAGGAGTCGGAGAAGTATCCGGCCCTCACGCGCGTTGTGGCCGTGAATGGCCACGACCCCGAGGAGGCGCGCCGCCGCAAGGTGTTCCGCGACCTCGTGCCGGTGTACCCGGACGAGCGCCTCCGCCTCGAGCACGGCGAGAAGGAGATCACGGCTCGCGTGATCGACCTCGTCGCTCCGATCGGCAAGGGTCAGCGCGGGCTCATCGTCTCTCCGCCGAAGGCGGGCAAGACGACCGTGCTCAAGGACATCGCCGCTTCGATCAGCGCGAACAACCCTGAGGTCTACCTCATGTGCCTGCTCGTAGACGAGCGGCCCGAGGAAGTCACCGACATGGAGCGCTCGATCAAAGGCGAGGTCGTCTCCTCGACGTTCGACATGCCTGCGGACAACCATATCGCGGTCGCCGAGCTCGTGATGGAGCGCGCCAAGCGCCTCGTCGAGGCCGGCTACGACGTGGTCATCCTGCTCGACTCGATCACGCGACTCGCGCGCGCCTACAACCTCGCGACCCCGGCATCCGGCCGCATCCTGTCTGGCGGTGTCGACTCCACTGCGCTCTATCCGCCGAAGAAGTTCTTCGGCGCGGCGCGCAACATCGAGGGCGGCGGCTCGCTCACCATCCTTGCGACCGCGCTTGTGGACACCGGCTCGAAGATGGACGAGGTGATCTTCGAGGAGTTCAAGGGCACCGGCAACATGGAGCTCCGACTCGACCGCCGCCTCGCCGACCGGCGTATCTTCCCGGCCATCGACGTGATCACCTCGGGCACCCGCAAGGAGGAGCTCATCCTCGACCCGATGGAGGCGCCGTTCGTGTGGGGTCTCAGGCGGATCCTGCACGGCGTAGACTCCACGGAGCGCGCCATGGACATGCTCATCAAGGGCCTCAAGCAGACGAAGTCCAATCAGGAGTTCCTCACCAAGATGGCCAAGAGCGCGAGCGACAAGCGCACCACCAACGGGATCGAACTCTAGGCATTCTGTACGCGACCCGGGAGGGTAGACCACGCTTGCTGTCCTCGGCGCGAAGCCCGCGCCTGCGGAGGCTGCGCTTAGGTCTCCCTCCCGGGTCGCGGCAATACTCGGTAAGGTCAAGACCGGGCAGGCGCGTGTCGCGGCCTCACGGCTTCCGCCTCGCTGAAGGGTAAGACCAAGAATGCGGAGACTTCACTCTTGAGCAAAGTATACCCCGGGGGGTATACTGCGCGCAGTGCCCCCGGCAAAGGAGCGAACCATGGACATGGACGTCACCATCACGAGCGGCAAGGACTTCGATGCGACCGTGCGGGCCGTGGTCGAAGAGACGGCGGCTGCCAAGTTCCGTGTGCTCGCCACCCACGATGTCTCGGCCACGCTCGCCGAGAAGGGATTCGAGCGCGAGCGCGTGACGATCGTTGAGGTGTGCAGCGCGAAGCACGCGCACGCGGTACTGGCAGCGGACGTGCGCATCGGCCTCATGCTGCCGTGCCCCATCATGGTGTACGCCGAGGGCGACGCGGTGAAGGTCACTACCATGCGGCCGACCATCATCGGCGGCTTCTTTCCGGAGGCTGATCTCGGTGATGTGCCCGACGAGGTCGAGCAGGCGATCGTCCGCATCATGGAACGTGCAGCAGTCTAGATTGTCGCGTGTCACACCCCGTGCTATGATTCGTCGGCTGTCACCAGCGCCTGGTCGGAAACCAGGTGCATACGTATGGAGGTCCCAAAGTGCGTACCGGTATCCACCCTGACTACGTCGACTGCAAGGTCACCTGCTCGTGCGGCGAGACCTTCCAGACCCGTTCCACCAAGCCTGAGCTCCACGTCGAGCTCTGCTCCAAGTGTCACCCGTTCTTCACCGGCACCCAGAAGCTCGTCGACTCGGGCGGTCGCGTGCAGCGCTTTGCCGACAAGTTCGGTAACGCCGCCGCAGCCGTGGCCGAGAAGGAGGCCGCCGCACGCGAGGCGCGCCAGAAGACCGCCGAGGAAGCCGCGCTCGTGGCTCGCGAGGCAAAGGCCGTGAAGGACTCCACGAAAGTCGACCGTACCGCCAAGGTCGAGGTCGAGGCCGCCGTCGAGAGCGGCGAGGCCGCTGCCGACGTGGTCGAGGACGGCGCCGAGGTTGCTGACGACGCCGTTGAGGCCGTCGAAGAGGCGAGCGCCGAGTAGGTTCGGTAGCGCGACGCTGGTATCATC contains:
- the fsa gene encoding fructose-6-phosphate aldolase, yielding MKFFLDTANLREIEEAASWGVLAGVTTNPTLYAREGGSLAGFHSHIQRICDICDGPVSAETVSLDREGIVAEGRELAALAPNVVVKVPVMPEGLAATKTLAAEGMDVNMTLCFTVPQALMAARAGARYVSPFIGRFDDISEDGLEHLSNMIVALNHYDFDHPVEVIAASVRHNQHVVAAAMMGADIATVPFGVLEKLVKHPLTDRGLEAFLADWEKVKNA
- a CDS encoding DUF302 domain-containing protein gives rise to the protein MDMDVTITSGKDFDATVRAVVEETAAAKFRVLATHDVSATLAEKGFERERVTIVEVCSAKHAHAVLAADVRIGLMLPCPIMVYAEGDAVKVTTMRPTIIGGFFPEADLGDVPDEVEQAIVRIMERAAV
- the rpmE gene encoding 50S ribosomal protein L31 produces the protein MRTGIHPDYVDCKVTCSCGETFQTRSTKPELHVELCSKCHPFFTGTQKLVDSGGRVQRFADKFGNAAAAVAEKEAAAREARQKTAEEAALVAREAKAVKDSTKVDRTAKVEVEAAVESGEAAADVVEDGAEVADDAVEAVEEASAE